Proteins co-encoded in one Aspergillus luchuensis IFO 4308 DNA, chromosome 6, nearly complete sequence genomic window:
- a CDS encoding splicing regulator NSRP1-like domain-containing protein (COG:S;~EggNog:ENOG410PQ4R;~InterPro:IPR018612;~PFAM:PF09745) has product MPPPKLGFGLNAPSKPIPRPNPPAPKRKKPIFGDDSDDDEPQSTTSVKKGPSSGSGGDSGAIEITTIGGLDDLTPTNNEEEEARPAKRKLLAPGASSSTKPPNMKPLNKSSIFADASDEEGEATNTPTYGLNPSTSSKPKPKSKDIDTTKPYTNLSALHSSRKHAAEASELDPTIYSYDAVYDSLHAKPNKDKKASDSESGSSVPKYMTSLLRSAEIRKRDQMRARDRLLAKEREAEGDEFADKEKFVTAAYKAQQEELRRVQAEEEAREKEEEERRKKNGGSGMVDFYRDMLSRGEERHEAVVKAAEEAAKKEKSEAQMAEELNAKGAHIAVNDEGQVVDKRQLLSAGLNVAPKPKQTQKEKDAAAAAASRVAVQASRFGAQKQAERGGQRARQTEMIASQLEERARQEEEAEAARQKEIAERSRSRKTEGDVMSAKERYLARKREREAAAKKA; this is encoded by the exons ATGCCTCCCCCGAAATTAGGCTTCGGCCTCAACGCCCCCTCCAAACCCATCCCTCGACCTAACCCCCCCGCGCCGAAACGCAAGAAACCTATCTTCGGCGATGACTCCGACGACGATGAACCCCAATCCACTACCAGTGTCAAGAAAGGCcccagcagcggcagtggtggCGACAGCGGCGCAATTGAAATCACGACGATAGGCGGTCTCGACGACCTCACTCCTACcaacaatgaagaagaggaagctcgCCCCGCGAAACGCAAGCTCCTCGCCCCcggcgcatcatcatcaaccaaacCGCCGAACATGAAACCACTCAACAAGAGCTCTATATTCGCGGACGcctccgacgaagaaggagaagcaacaAACACCCCCACCTACGGCCTCAACCCCTCCACGAGCAGCAAACCCAAGCCCAAGTCCAAAGACATCGACACCACAAAACCCTACACCAACCTATCCGCCCTCCACAGCAGCCGAAAACACGCGGCCGAAGCCTCCGAACTCGACCCCACGATCTACTCCTACGACGCGGTGTACGACAGCCTACACGCGAAACCgaacaaggacaagaaggccTCGGATAGTGAGAGCGGCTCGAGCGTGCCGAAATACATGACGTCGTTGCTGCGCAGCGCGGAGATCCGCAAACGGGATCAAATGCGAGCGCGGGACCGTCTGCTCGCGAAGGAGCGCGAAGCCGAGGGCGACGAGTTCGCGGATAAGGAGAAGTTCGTGACGGCGGCGTATAAGGCGCAGCAGGAGGAGTTGCGGCGGGTgcaggcggaggaagaggcgcgggaaaaagaggaggaggagagacggaagaagaatgggggGTCTGGGATGGTGGACTTTTACCGGGACATGTTGTCGcgtggggaggagaggcatGAGGCTGTTGTgaaggcggcggaggaggcggcgaagaag gagaagagtgaGGCGCagatggcggaggagttGAATGCCAAGGGGGCGCATATTGCGGTTAATGATGAGGGACAGGTGGTGGATAAGAGGCAGTTGTTGTCGGCGGGGTTGAATGTCgcgccgaagccgaagcagacgcagaaggagaaggatgcggcggcagcggcagcgtcGAGGGTTGCGGTGCAGGCTTCGAGGTTTGGGGCGCAGAAGCAGGCCGAACGGGGTGGACAGCGTGCTCGCCAGACGGAGATGATTGCGTCGCAGTTGGAGGAGCGGGCGAgacaggaggaggaggccgaggcGGCGCGGCAGAAGGAGATTGCGGAGCGGAGTCGCAGTCGCAAGACGGAGGGGGATGTGATGAGTGCGAAGGAGAGGTATTTGGCCAGAAAGAGGGAGCGCGAGGCTGCTGCGAAGAAGGCGTGA
- a CDS encoding Zn(2+) transporter ZRT3 (COG:P;~EggNog:ENOG410PITS;~InterPro:IPR003689;~PFAM:PF02535;~TransMembrane:8 (o12-33i45-67o87-106i311-328o348-371i378-401o416-438i450-468o);~go_component: GO:0016020 - membrane [Evidence IEA];~go_function: GO:0046873 - metal ion transmembrane transporter activity [Evidence IEA];~go_process: GO:0030001 - metal ion transport [Evidence IEA];~go_process: GO:0055085 - transmembrane transport [Evidence IEA]), which yields MAASNDLRGWVMSAVSGVACVLGSAVICVDLVLRRLSRRKSFQIVHNNGFLSASLSLSAGVMLYTSLYSMLPTSHRYLTRAGLSPSLAAYVLIGLFLAGAVIIRLASALLHRYIPSHVVDCAHTHEPRPTSDHEHGGKPDGHLHSHGPNHLNERTPLLTHKSSPATVTVPAAGEDPGALVRRESLHIRLTRRISRLVGGVKSHCDENGPCFGFSQACGHECTKTLEGPEISVLDDGTVRPPLPHPHSISVQVDSARLDDLEANLPSSQIRRQEASSSSSRTGLLDDQDVAPEDGTKPPPNPQHHHHVPQNAFLSIGLQTSIAIALHKLPEGFITYATNHASPTLGLTVFLALFIHNISEGFAMALPLYLALHSRGWAMFWSSLLGGISQPAGAALAALWIWGARRANGDDAAGPSWGVYGGMFAATAGVMISVALQLFSEGLTLTHNRGMCTGFAIGGMVLMGLSFALTA from the exons ATGGCCGCCAGCAATGACCTCCGGGGCTGGGTCATGAGCGCCGTGTCAGGCGTGG CTTGTGTCTTGGGATCGGCTGTCATTTGTGTGGATCTTGTTTTACGGCGATTGTCCCGCCGCAAAAGCTTCCAGATCGTCCATAACAATGGCTTCTTATCTGCGTCACTGAGTCTGAGCGCGGGCGTCATG CTTTACACTTCTCTCTATAGCATGCTGCCTACTTCTCATCGGTACCTGACTCGAGCTGGCTTGTCCCCCTCGCTTGCTGCATACGTGCTTATCGGTCTCTTTCTGGCGGGCGCGGTCATCATCCGTTTGGCATCGGCACTATTGCATCGCTATATACCGTCACATGTCGTTGACTGTGCTCATACCCATGAGCCACGCCCCACCTCTGATCATGAACACGGGGGCAAGCCAGACGGTCATTTACACTCCCACGGCCCTAACCATCTGAATGAGCGGACTCCTCTTTTGACTCACAAGTCTTCCCCGGCCACTGTGACCGTCCCCGCTGCTGGTGAAGACCCAGGCGCACTTGTGCGAAGGGAATCCCTGCATATCCGCTTGACACGACGCATTAGTCGTCTGGTTGGCGGAGTCAAATCACATTGCGATGAGAATGGTCCCTGTTTTGGCTTCTCGCAGGCGTGCGGGCACGAATGCACCAAGACCCTCGAGGGACCGGAAATCTCTGTCCTGGATGACGGCACCGTGCGCCCGCCGCTGCCGCACCCCCACAGCATATCCGTGCAAGTAGACTCGGCACGACTAGATGATCTGGAGGCAAACCTGCCATCCTCGCAAATTCGACGTCAAGAGGCgagttcctcttcttcccggaCCGGTCTTCTTGACGACCAGGATGTGGCGCCTGAAGACGGGACTAAGCCGCCACCCaatccccaacaccatcaccatgtgCCACAGAACGCCTTTCTCTCCATCGGTCTGCAGACTTCGATAGCAATTGCGCTGCACAAGTTGCCGGAGGGGTTTATCACCTATGCAACGAACCATGCGAGCCCGACTTTAGGTCTCACGGTTTTCTTGGCTCTTttcatccacaacatcaGCGAAGGGTTCGCCATGGCCTTACCTCTGTATCTCGCGCTGCATTCGCGCGGCTGGGCCATGTTCTGGTCAAGCTTGCTAGGTGGCATCAGCCAACCTGCAGGCGCTGCGCTGGCAGCTCTCTGGATATGGGGTGCTCGACGTGCTAATGGCGACGACGCCGCTGGCCCGTCCTGGGGTGTCTACGGCGGTATGTTTGCCGCGACGGCGGGCGTCATGATCTCAGTTGCTCTGCAGCTGTTCAGCGAAGGTCTTACCTTAACTCACAATCGAGGAATGTGCACTGGGTTCGCTATTGGAGGAATGGTTCTGATGGGGCTCAGTTTCGCCCTGACCGCATAG